The region AAGCCAGGTCCTGACCAATTATGTGACATTAAACCTTCATTAAAATGGTAGTAGACATGGTGAACTACACAAGAGGCTCTTGAGCTCTTGACTGATGATTGACTCTGACTGATGTGGCATcttcctgtgtgtctctcaggttCAGATCTATGAGTTAGAGGAGCACAAGATAGAGACATGGAGACGTGAGTATATAGTATAGAACCACGATTTGTGTGGTTCATTCAGATCACTCACACAGAATCCAACCAttaaatgtatttcatgtatcgctgtgtatttttctcttttctctgattcCAGAGGTCTATTTGCAATATTCTATCAACTCCCTGATCAGCATTGCACCTGACTCCAGGTAATTCCTTTTCCGTatcatcgctctctctctctctctctctctctttctctctgtgtctctaccAACACAGAGTGAAAATATTGCCCTGTTTCCCATTCAGCCTCTTTGATGCCATCTATTCTTTACTGAAGAATAAAATTCACCGACTGCCTGTAATTGACCCTGAGTCCGGGAACGTCCTGTATATACTGACGCACAAACGGATCCTCAAGTTTCTGCACATCTTTGTGAGAACCCTCTTAGAGCACTCTCATTGCTTATTGTCAGTGATATTCTGATACCTAAGAATTTGACAGTActtcttgttaaaaaaaaaaaaaaaaacatttttagggCTCTATGGTGCCAAAGCCGCGGTTCTTACAGAAAAGGATTGAAGAATCAGACATCGGAACCTTCCAGGAGATTGCCACCATTCATGAAACGGCCACAGTTTTCGACGCGCTAACTACATTTGTGGAGAGACGGGTATCTGCGCTTCCCGTTGTCAATGACgaaggtgtgtttgtgaaaaatcTCATATCTGATAAGACATCTGCATATTTTAAAAGACTGTCATACAGCATCAAAAGTTAGCCCTGTTGTTGTTCGCCTTTTCGACAGTcctttctttttcgttttgctttgttctctttacttttcttttctgtctccagGCAAGGTGGTGGCGCTGTACTCTAGGTTTGATGTGATTGTAAGTAGATGCCCGCAGCATCTTCATTTCTCTATTGTCCTGATTACGTTTTTATGAACCTAgagttgtgcatgtgtttccCTGGACTATTTATCCTGAACATTTATCCAGGATCACACCCTGAGGTGAATGTTTGGATCTCTCAGGCACAGACCCTCTATCACCACTGGTCCTTATCCATTCTCTTACCTCATTGTTGATAAAAGACTCACTCTTTATGAGATATGGACTAACTATACCTGTATGGTGTATTATTTTGACTTTAGAACCTGGCTGCTCAGAAAAACTACAACAACTTGCACATGACAATGCGTGAGGCAATTCAGGGACGTGCGTGCTGTGTGGAGGGTGTGTTAAAGTGCTACCCCCACGAAACTCTGGAGACAATC is a window of Chanos chanos chromosome 10, fChaCha1.1, whole genome shotgun sequence DNA encoding:
- the prkag3b gene encoding 5'-AMP-activated protein kinase subunit gamma-3b, which gives rise to MKTTGLALDPDTHIYTKFMMEHCCYDAIPTSSKLVIFDTTLQVKKAFFALVANGVRAAPLWDSKLQKFVGMLTITDFINILHRYYKSPMVQIYELEEHKIETWRQVYLQYSINSLISIAPDSSLFDAIYSLLKNKIHRLPVIDPESGNVLYILTHKRILKFLHIFGSMVPKPRFLQKRIEESDIGTFQEIATIHETATVFDALTTFVERRVSALPVVNDEGKVVALYSRFDVINLAAQKNYNNLHMTMREAIQGRACCVEGVLKCYPHETLETIIDRIAKAEVHRLVLVDTEDVVKGIVSLSDLLQALVLTPAGIDALFS